From the Pomacea canaliculata isolate SZHN2017 linkage group LG4, ASM307304v1, whole genome shotgun sequence genome, one window contains:
- the LOC112561629 gene encoding probable serine/threonine-protein kinase kinX gives MSTNPHPVTKKRKNPTTCSPVSAEPAAEASQERSSTDLAHLLDGVDNTNGDPLSNDMNIDDEADKASSTSDQRKAVDADGSGADGEESGEAGQDVAGELLVQEDGQTSDHPDNVDKVSRETHHGDGFHDEQAELHPDEETGDVPSETHQKEPHQEEETGDIPSETHQKEETGDIPSETHQEEETGDIPSETHQEEETGDIPSETHQEEETGDIPSETHQEEAHQKEETGDIPSETHQEEAHQKEETADIPSETHQEEETDTPRGETGDIPSETHQEEAHQKEETADIPSETHQEEETGDIPSETHQEEAHQKEETGDIPSETHQEEETSDVPSETHQEEETGDIPSETHQEEETGDIPSETHQEEETSDVPSETHQEEETGDIPSETHQEEAHQKEETGDIPSETHQEEETGDIPSEAHQEEETGDIPSETHQEEAHQKEETGDIPSETHQEEETSDVPSEIHQEEPHQEEETGDVPSEAHQEEETSDVPSEAHQEEETSDVPSEAHQEEPHQEEETGDGETDKDTQSERVQDDSVLIEGPKEEEPHQVENNAKIHLETYQEEDNTEIQPEPNKEDDNAEIHAEPRQEEENAEMESETHQEKDNAEIQEETQKEEDNAEIQAEEPQQEENNAEIQEESHQEEVNAEIQLEPHQEEDNAEIQGEEPHQEEDNAEIQGEEPQEVEDNAEIQAEEPQQEEDNAEIQGEEPHQEENNAEIQAEETQQEENNEDMQEESNQEENNAEIQAEEPQQEENNAEIQAEPHQGEDNSQIQLENHQEEDNAEIQAEEPQQEENNAEIQLETHQEEDNAEIQAEKPQQKEDNAEMQVEEPQQEEDNAEIQAELHQEEDNAEINAEEPQEEDKNAEIQLETHQEEDNAEIQPEPHKEEDNAQIQLEPHQEEQIPTNQEEDNDVQTENFNDGDKAEVLQEEAESLREDICVEESSEVNAPELGTQSIFDEETGEGVVDSSSQEGMSRLQEADDEGVSAGIAEEKEVEQDNRGQGVSANEVQSSEGLDAADIQERNNEALQTDNKLQCEESQNIYESETVTEPTPGSGDSYPEPDETERMVGEECQNEALPEASPTQENQESYLEDKMEENCEGISQSLPAEGQECLASSTENEGSQQSPLRETCGEDNMEVQGIGEHDTEGKKEDELANPTQSDEDQGHDIQREQETAESCDEERLKDEQKLDEGNIDGDLQSEGLVVNSKAETENLVTLEVSQVSSEPQKQCSVENDRVASSGRSSDTKFAQRHVRSREKVPKRSPSGRRQRDEPTVRRRQDPTNSTSSTRSQHLAPSSVVTDVDTTTSSTTENSRPKTSPAATDTTPQTTRRLHKREASRPISRSVTDHGPAHVQSQSSCRLRRPRTTYTCRPSCLSGDCDCHSKQTSKKRKKILVTFACRSIHNF, from the exons ATGTCAACAAACCCTCATCCTGtaactaagaaaagaaaaaaccccacaaCCTGCTCACCTGTTTCAGCAGAACCAGCGGCAGAAGCCTCTCAAGAACGTTCATCTACCGATCTAGCGCACTTGTTAGATGGTGTGGACAATACAAATGGAGACCCGCTGTCGAATGACATGAACATCGATGATGAAGCAGATAAGGCATCTTCCACTTCTGACCAAAGGAAAGCTGTTGATGCCGACGGTTCAGGTGCAGACGGCGAGGAGTCAGGTGAGGCAGGGCAAGACGTAGCAGGTGAACTACTCGTGCAAGAAGATGGCCAGACATCCGACCATCCAGACAATGTTGATAAAGTGTCGAGAGAAACTCATCACGGCGACGGTTTTCACGACGAACAAGCAGAATTACACCCAGACGAGGAGACTGGTGACGTTCCTTCTGAGACACACCAAAAGGAGCCACACCAAGAGGAGGAGACTGGTGACATTCCTTCTGAGACACACCAAAAGGAGGAGACTGGTGACATTCCTTCTGAGACACACCAAGAGGAGGAGACTGGTGACATTCCTTCTGAGACACACCAAGAGGAGGAGACTGGTGACATTCCTTCTGAGACACACCAAGAGGAGGAGACTGGTGACATTCCTTCTGAGACACACCAAGAGGAGGCACACCAAAAGGAGGAGACTGGTGACATTCCTTCTGAGACACACCAAGAGGAGGCACACCAAAAGGAGGAGACTGCTGACATTCCTTCTGAGACACACCAAGAGGAGGAGACTG ACACACCAAGAGGAGAGACTGGTGACATTCCTTCTGAGACACACCAAGAGGAGGCACACCAAAAGGAGGAGACTGCTGACATTCCTTCTGAGACACACCAAGAGGAGGAGACTGGTGACATTCCTTCTGAGACACACCAAGAGGAGGCACACCAAAAGGAGGAGACTGGTGACATTCCTTCTGAGACACACCAAGAGGAGGAGACTAGTGACGTTCCTTCTGAGACACACCAAGAGGAGGAGACTGGTGACATTCCTTCTGAGACACACCAAGAGGAG GAGACTGGTGACATTCCTTCTGAGACACACCAAGAGGAGGAGACTAGTGACGTTCCTTCTGAGACACACCAAGAGGAGGAGACTGGTGACATTCCTTCTGAGACACACCAAGAGGAGGCACACCAAAAGGAGGAGACTGGTGACATTCCTTCTGAGACACACCAAGAGGAGGAGACTGGTGACATTCCTTCTGAGGCACACCAAGAGGAGGAGACTGGTGACATTCCTTCTGAGACACACCAAGAGGAGGCACACCAAAAGGAGGAGACTGGTGACATTCCTTCTGAGACACACCAAGAGGAGGAGACTAGTGACGTTCCTTCTGAGATACACCAAGAGGAGCCACACCAAGAGGAGGAGACTGGTGACGTTCCTTCTGAGGCACACCAAGAGGAGGAGACTAGTGACGTTCCTTCTGAGGCACACCAAGAGGAGGAGACTAGTGACGTTCCTTCTGAGGCACACCAAGAGGAGCCACACCAAGAGGAGGAGACTGGTGATGGTGAGACAGACAAGGACACTCAGTCAGAGAGAGTTCAGGACGATAGCGTCCTAATAGAAGGACCCAAGGAAGAGGAACCACACCAAGTAGAGAATAATGCCAAGATCCACTTAGAAACTTATCAAGAAGAGGATAATACTGAAATACAGCCAGAACCTAACAAAGAAGACGATAATGCCGAAATACATGCAGAACCCCGCCAGGAAGAGGAGAATGCCGAAATGGAATCAGAAACCCATCAAGAAAAGGATAATGCCGAAATACAGGAAGAAACTCAAAAAGAAGAGGATAATGCAGAAATACAGGCAGAAGAACCTCAACAAGAAGAGAATAATGCCGAAATACAGGAGGAATCCCACCAAGAAGAGGTTAATGCCGAAATCCAATTAGAACCCCATCAAGAAGAAGATAATGCCGAAATACAGGGAGAAGAACCCCATCAAGAAGAGGATAATGCCGAGATACAGGGAGAAGAACCTCAAGAAGTAGAGGATAATGCCGAAATACAGGCAGAAGAACCCCAACAAGAAGAGGATAACGCCGAAATACAGGGAGAAGAACCCcatcaagaagaaaacaatgccGAAATACAGGCAGAAGAAACCCAACAAGAAGAGAATAATGAAGATATGCAGGAAGAATCCAATCAAGAAGAGAATAATGCCGAAATACAGGCAGAAGAACCCCAACAAGAAGAGAATAATGCCGAAATACAGGCAGAACCCCACCAAGGAGAGGATAATTCCCAAATCCAATTAGAAAATCATCAAGAAGAGGATAATGCCGAAATTCAGGCAGAAGAAcctcaacaagaagaaaacaatgccGAAATCCAATTAGAAACCCATCAAGAAGAGGATAATGCCGAAATACAGGCAGAAAAACCTCAACAAAAAGAGGATAATGCCGAAATGCAGGTCGAAGAACCTCAACAAGAAGAGGATAATGCCGAAATACAGGCAGAATTACATCAAGAAGAGGATAATGCCGAAATAAATGCAGAAGAACctcaagaagaagacaaaaatgccGAAATTCAATTAGAAACCCATCAAGAAGAGGATAATGCCGAAATACAGCCAGAACCCCACAAAGAAGAGGATAATGCCCAAATCCAATTAGAACCTCACCAAGAAGAGCAAATACCAACTAACCAGGAAGAAGATAATGATGTACAGACAGAAAACTTCAACGATGGCGACAAAGCCGAAGTTCTtcaagaagaagcagaaagcCTTCGAGAAGACATTTGTGTAGAAGAATCATCTGAAGTTAATGCGCCAGAGTTGGGCACTCAGTCCATCTTTGACGAAGAGACAGGGGAAGGGGTCGTTGACAGCTCAAGCCAAGAAGGCATGAGCAGACTTCAAGAAGCAGACGATGAAGGCGTTTCCGCAGGGATCGCAGAAGAGAAGGAAGTAGAGCAAGATAACAGAGGTCAGGGAGTTTCTGCCAACGAAGTTCAGTCGTCTGAAGGGTTGGATGCAGCAGACATCCAAGAGAGAAACAATGAGGCActgcagacagacaataaaCTCCAGTGTGAAGAAtcacaaaacatttatgaaaGTGAGACAGTCACCGAACCAACACCTGGATCTGGTGATTCCTACCCTGAACCAGACGAGACCGAGCGAATGGTTGGTGAAGAGTGCCAGAATGAGGCGTTGCCTGAGGCCTCTCCAACGCAGGAAAACCAAGAAAGCTACTTGGAGGACAAAATGGAAGAGAACTGTGAAGGGATATCACAGTCGCTACCAGCCGAAGGACAAGAATGCCTAGCATCAAGCACTGAGAATGAGGGCAGCCAGCAATCACCTTTGAGAGAGACGTGTGGGGAGGATAACATGGAGGTTCAGGGAATTGGGGAACACGACACTGAAGGTAAGAAAGAGGATGAACTCGCGAATCCCACTCAATCTGATGAAGATCAGGGCCATGACATACAGCGAGAACAAGAGACGGCCGAGTCTTGTGATGAAGAGCGACTAAAGGATGAGCAGAAACTGGACGAGGGGAACATTGATGGAGACTTGCAGTCAGAAGGTTTGGTGGTAAATTCGAAGGCTGAGACAGAAAACCTGGTCACCCTTGAGGTATCACAGGTTAGTTCCGAGCCACAGAAACAGTGTTCAGTTGAAAATGACAGAGTCGCATCCTCTGGACGGTCTTCAGACACGAAATTTGCACAAAGGCATGTACGGTCTCGCGAAAAAGTTCCAAAGAGATCCCCGTCAGGACGAAGGCAAAGAGACGAGCCCACCGTCAGAAGACGACAGGATCCCACGAActccaccagcagcaccagatCCCAACACCTCGCACCTAGTTCTGTGGTGACTGACGTAGACacgacaacatcatcaacaacggAGAACTCGCGGCCCAAGACGAGCCCAGCAGCAACAGATACTACGCCCCAGACGACTCGTCGTCTCCACAAGAGAGAGGCCAGTCGACCAATCAGCAGAAGCGTTACTGATCACGGACCAGCGCATGTCCAGAGCCAATCATCGTGCCGATTGCGACGACCTCGCACAACCTACACTTGCCGCCCGTCCTGTCTGTCAGGTGACTGCGATTGCCAttcaaagcaaacaagcaaaaaaagaaaaaaaatactggtgACCTTTGCATGCAGGTcaattcataatttttaa